The following nucleotide sequence is from Thermodesulfobacteriota bacterium.
GGTTCGAGTCCGCCCGTGGGCTCCGGGTTCTTGGGAGTGTGATAACTAACTAAGGAGGTAAGGGTACGATGTCGAAGCAGAGATTTGAGCGGGGGAAGCCGCATTTGAACATAGGGACGATAGGGCATGTGGATCATGGGAAGACGACGTTAACGGCGGCGATAACGAAGGTATTGGAGAAGCAGGGGCGGGCGAAGTTTGTGAAGTTTGAGGAGATAGACAAGGCGCCGGAGGAGAAGGAG
It contains:
- a CDS encoding GTP-binding protein, whose amino-acid sequence is MSKQRFERGKPHLNIGTIGHVDHGKTTLTAAITKVLEKQGRAKFVKFEEIDKAPEEKE